From a region of the Schistocerca nitens isolate TAMUIC-IGC-003100 chromosome 8, iqSchNite1.1, whole genome shotgun sequence genome:
- the LOC126199132 gene encoding uncharacterized protein LOC126199132 yields MPPAQLHLGAPQVVAPAPAVPLQSPPPSELMDVDPSAGPPSQAVAVQPVLQPLSLGTPKESDTAAPCPAPTRQPSTQRQETLPLFVGPDAPSRPVPEAAPVVTGVHPDLGFQSVFPEAPRSQWLGCGPGTATDNSLRPGLFCYACGQTPPPPSTLATSLFNDGATIWGGGVLYPSQ; encoded by the coding sequence atgcctcccgcgcagcttcatctgggagcgccccaggtggtcgctccggcgcctgcggtccctcttcagtcgccaccgccttcggagctgatggacgtcgacccctcagccgggccgccttcccaagcggtggctgtgcagcctgtcctgcagccgctttccttgggcacccccaaggagtctgacaccgcagcgccttgtccggcgcccactcggcagccgtcgacgcagcgtcaggagacgctgcctctcttcgtgggtcccgacgccccgtcgcgtccagtaccagaagctgcgcccgtggtcacaggcgtgcaccctgacctcggttttcagtcggtgtttcccgaggccccgcgcagccaatggctggggtgcggaccggggactgccaccgacaacagtctccgccccggtctcttctgctacgcctgcggccagacccctcccccgccgtcgacgctcgccacgtcattattcaacgacggtgcgacgatttgggggggaggagtgttatatcctagccagtaa